A window of the Cicer arietinum cultivar CDC Frontier isolate Library 1 chromosome 6, Cicar.CDCFrontier_v2.0, whole genome shotgun sequence genome harbors these coding sequences:
- the LOC101509457 gene encoding protein HIGH CHLOROPHYLL FLUORESCENCE PHENOTYPE 173, chloroplastic, whose product MCEFAIPGAQNTTVLVVGATSRIGRILVRKLMLRGYAVKALVRKADEEVVEVLPRSVEIVIGDVGDPTTVKSAVQGCNKIIYCATARSSITADLFRVDHQGVYNLSKAFQDHNNKLAQLRAGKSSKSKLMIAKFKTASSLDGWEVRQGTYFQDVVTTKYDGGMDAKFEFTENEDAVFSGYVFNRGGYVELSKKLSLPLGCTLDRYEGLVLSVGGNGRSYVLILEAGPSGDPSQSRLYFARISTKVGFCRVRVPFSSFRPVKPDHPVLDPFLVHTLTIRFEPRKQRTIEVNARKNQDLRSFQLILEYVKALPTGQETDFVLVSCSGLGIEPSRREQVLKAKRAGEDSLRRSGLGYTIVRPGPLQEEPGGQRALIFDQGNRISRGISCADVADICVKALHDTTARNKSFDVCYEYVADDGMELYELVAHLPDKANNYLTPALSVLEKNT is encoded by the exons ATGTGCGAGTTCGCAATCCCTGGCGCTCAGAATACTACTGTCTTGGTTGTTGGTGCCACCAGTCGCATTGGCCGCATTCTTGTTCGTAAGCTCATGCTCAGGGGTTACGCCGTTAAG GCTTTGGTAAGGAAGGCAGATGAAGAGGTGGTGGAGGTGCTTCCAAGGTCTGTAGAGATAGTGATTGGGGATGTTGGTGATCCCACCACAGTCAAGTCTGCTGTACAAGGCTGCAACAAGATTATATATTGTGCCACTGCACGCTCTTCTATTACTGCTGATCTCTTCAGGGTTGATCATCAAGGAGTTTATAACCTATCTAAAGCATTTCag GATCACAATAATAAATTGGCTCAGTTGCGGGCTGGTAAAAGCAGCAAAAGCAAGCTCATGATTGCTAAATTCAAAACTGCATCTTCACTGGATGGATGGGAAGTTCGCCAAGGAACTTACTTCCAAGATGTTGTTACCACTAAATATGATGGAGGGATGGATGCCAAATTTGAGTTCACTGAGAATGAAGATGCTGTTTTCTCAG gGTATGTCTTCAATAGAGGTGGCTATGTAGAACTATCAAAAAAGCTTTCTCTACCTTTGGGTTGTACTCTTGACAG GTATGAGGGTCTGGTTCTCTCTGTTGGTGGCAATGGAAGATCTTATGTACTGATTCTAGAAGCGGGTCCTTCAGGAGACCCAAGTCAGAGTAGATTGTATTTTGCAAGAATTAGTACAAAAGTTGGATTTTGTAGG GTTAGGGTGCCTTTTTCATCATTCCGCCCTGTGAAACCAGATCATCCAGTTTTAGACCCTTTTCTTGTACATACATTAACAATACGGTTTGAGCCTAGAAAACAG AGGACTATTGAAGTAAATGCAAGAAAGAACCAGGATTTGAGAAGCTTTCAGCTCATATTGGAATATGTAAAAGCCTTGCCA ACTGGACAAGAAACCGATTTTGTCTTAGTTTCATGTTCTGGCCTAGGAATTGAGCCTTCCAGGCGAGAGCAAGTTCTTAAAGCCAAGAGG GCTGGTGAAGATTCCTTGAGAAGATCTGGCCTTGGATACACAATAGTTCGTCCAGGTCCATTGCAG GAAGAACCTGGTGGGCAGCGCGCTCTAATATTTGATCAAGGAAACAGAATATCTCGG ggCATCAGCTGTGCTGATGTGGCTGATATATGTGTGAAGGCACTACATGATACAACTGCAAGAAACAAAAGTTTTGAT GTATGTTACGAGTATGTTGCTGATGATGGGATGGAGCTTTATGAGTTG GTTGCTCACTTGCCTGACAAAGCAAATAACTACCTGACACCGGCTCTCTCTGTCTTAGAGAAAAATACCTGA